AGAATGAATATATTGAATCGTTAAATAAGGCTAAAGCATTAAAGGAGGTGCTGTAAATGCTGCTTTTAATTGATAATTATGATTCCTTTACTTATAACCTTTATCAATATATTGGAGAAGTACATGAGAATATTGAAGTAGTGAGAAATGATAAAATAAATATATCAGATATTTCCAATATGAAGCCGGAGGGAATTATTATTTCGCCTGGACCAGGCCGTCCTGAAGATGCCGGTATATGTATAGATGTTATAAAAACCTTTGGGAATAGAATACCGATTTTTGGTATATGCCTTGGGCATCAGGCGATAGGCTATGCATTTGGAGCAAAAATTATAAGAGCAGATTCCATTAAACATGGGAAAACATCATTGGTTAGTCATAATGGTAAAGGAATATTTGGAGGAATAAAAAACCCGATAGAAGCAATGAGGTATCATTCTTTAATCGTAGAAAAAGAGACGCTTCCCGGTGAATTATCAATTACTGCTACAACCAAAGACGGGATAATAATGGGTCTTAAACACAAAAAATACC
This is a stretch of genomic DNA from Aceticella autotrophica. It encodes these proteins:
- a CDS encoding anthranilate synthase component II, translating into MLLLIDNYDSFTYNLYQYIGEVHENIEVVRNDKINISDISNMKPEGIIISPGPGRPEDAGICIDVIKTFGNRIPIFGICLGHQAIGYAFGAKIIRADSIKHGKTSLVSHNGKGIFGGIKNPIEAMRYHSLIVEKETLPGELSITATTKDGIIMGLKHKKYPIYGLQFHPESILTEDGKKMIYNFVEGICNVAGCN